One region of Kwoniella pini CBS 10737 chromosome 6, complete sequence genomic DNA includes:
- a CDS encoding aspartate-tRNA(Asn) ligase, which translates to MSEPIPTEAQAAETQAVAPAATTTENTAPAPTAEGEAAGPTKGELKRRAKEAEKAKKAAERAAREEEERKKREAKEAQDDAKQNYGKLPLHQSQERNNRKFLRFGDLSESSVGQRVIFRARMHNSRAQGAKIVFLNFRQQTHTLQGVLVVSGEKDENQVSKQMLKFSQLIPSESIVLVEGVIKSAEVKSCTITDYEVGIHKLFTAVEVGELPFSIDDASRPEADFEKAEQDENLQYSRVALPTRLDNRVMDLRTPTNQAIFRIQSAVGQLFREYLNSQGFIEIHSPKLQGAATESGASVFKVQYFNGTAFLAQSPQLAKQMAIAGDMERVYEIGPVFRAEDSNTHRHMTEFMGLDLEMAFEEHYHEVLEVLDEMLKNIFKGLQKGFKHEIEVIKKQFPHEDFLFLDETLKLPFKEGIKMLKEAGAKASDGSELGELDDLSTENEKFLGRLVREKYKTDYFILDKFPLAIRPFYTMPDPVDSTLSNSYDFFMRGEEILSGAQRVHDPSFLIERMKSVGIDPSTMTGYLDAFKLGAPPHAGGGIGLERVVMLFLKLGNIRRASLFPRDPKRLTP; encoded by the exons ATGTCGGAACCAATCCCAACAGaagctcaagctgctgAAACCCAGGCTGTTGCCCCTGCGGCTACTACGACTGAAAACACAGCTCCCGCTCCTACGGCTGAAGGGGAGGCTGCCGGTCCAACAAAGGGAGAATTGAAGAGAAGggctaaagaagctgagaaAGCAAAAAAAGCTGCTGAGCGAGCTGcaagggaagaagaagaacgaaAGAAGAGggaagctaaagaagctcAGGATGACGCTAAGCAGAACTATGGAAAATTGCCTTTACATCAAAGTCAAGAGAGGAATA ACCGAAAATTTCTCAGATTCGGTGATCTTTCAGAATCCTCAGTTGGTCAAAGGGTGATCTTCCGAGCTCGAATGCACAACTCCAGGGCTCAAG GTGCCAAGATCGTATTCCTCAACTTTAGACAGCAAACCCACACATTGCAAGGTGTATTGGTAGTCTCAggagagaaagatgaaaatcaagtatCGAAGCAAATGCTGAAGTTCTCGCAACTCATTCCT TCCGAATCCATCGTCTTAGTTGAAGGAGTTATCAAATCTGCTGAAGTTAAGAGTTGTACTATAACCGATTACGAAGTCGGAATTCACAAG CTTTTCACCGCTGTTGAAGTTGGAGAACTCCCATTCTCTATCGACGACGCTTCCCGTCCTGAGGCTGATTTCGAAAAG GCTGAGCAAGATGAGAACCTTCAATATTCCAGAGTAGCCCTCCCAACAAGACTCGATAACAGAGTCATGGATTTAAGA ACACCTACCAACCAAGCTATCTTCCGAATCCAATCTGCCGTTGGTCAATTATTCCGAGAATACCTAAACTCGCAAGGTTTCATCGAGATTCATTCTCCTAAATTACAAGGTGCTGCGACTGAATCAGGAGCGAGTGTATTCAAAGTTCAATACTTCAATG GAACCGCTTTCCTTGCTCAATCTCCTCAATTAGCTAAACAGATGGCCATTGCTGGTGATATGGAAAGAGTTTACGAAATTGGACCCG TCTTCCGAGCTGAGGACTCGAATACCCATCGACACATGACCGAGTTCATGGGTTTGGATCTTGAAATGGCTTTCGAAGAACATTACCATGAGGTCCTCGAAGTACTTGATGAAATGCTTAAAAACATTTTCAAGGGTTTACAAAAGGGATTCAAGCATGAGATTGAAGTCATCAAGAAGCAATTCCCCCACGAAGATTTCTTGTTCCTTGATGAAACCCTCAAATTACCCTTTAAAGAGGGTATCAAGATGTTGAAAGAGGCTGGAGCTAAGGCCAGTGACGGATCGGAATTGGGAGAACTGGACGACCTGAG TACCGAAAACGAGAAATTCCTCGGTAGATTAGTAAGAGAGAAATACAAGACAGATTACTTTATCCTTGATAAATTCCCACTTGCAATTAGACCATTTTACACAATGCCAGATCCAGTTGattcaacattatcaaattcatatgATTTCTTTATgagaggagaagaaattttatcAGGTGCACAAAGAGTACATGATccttcatttttaattgaaagaatgaaatcaGTTGGAATTGATCCTTCAACAATGACTGGATATTTAGATGCATTTAAATTAGGTGCACCTCCACATGCAGGAGGTGGAATTGGTTTAGAAAGAGTTGTTATGCTTTTCTTAAAATTAGGTAATATTAGAAGAGCAAGTTTATTCCCTCGTGATCCAAAACGATTAACTCCTTAG
- a CDS encoding nicotinate phosphoribosyltransferase, translating to MPDILSLPSEEVEIPFSILDTDLYKLTMQNAVLHHFYDAEVVIRFTNRSPHMLFNRECFDWVKRRVLRLSEVQLQPEERIKLKEAYPWFPDTYLDYLQHMQLNPIKQVELSFHPKSDDGSSGEIGIIIKGPWRDTILYEVPIMSILSEGYFKFVDTDWNDDSQFELAKQKALDVFSPPSPTTPLIFSEFGTRRRRSFKTQDTVIRGLIAGFQEYKANGGKGGLLAGTSNVYLALKYGLKPAGTIAHEWIMAIGATYGYKGANGRAMDMWEEVYPPGPNGAPLTMLTDTYTAQAFFVDFTSDLERAMRWSTIRQDSGDPFEFVKLAKANWKIIEDKSGVTRHNENEVAKGKRVIFSDGLDIDRAIALQKGCDEIGMSASFGIGTFLTNDFKKASNPSQISKPLNIVIKLSQINGKNCVKLSDDKGKYTGDVDEVQRAQQELGLPHEHEDKRRG from the exons ATGCCAGATATCCTTAGTCTCCCGTCCGAAGAGGTCGAGATCCCATTCTCAATCCTTGACACGGATCTGTACAAG CTTACTATGCAAAATGCCGTTCTACACCATTTCTACGATGCAGAAGTAGTAATTCGCTTCACCAATAGATCACCTCACATGCTATTTAACAGAGAATGTTTTGATTGGGTCAAAAGACGTGTACTTC GTCTGAGTGAAGTCCAATTACAGCCTGAAGAGCGaatcaagctcaaagaAGCTTATCCTTGGTTTCCCGATACGTACCTCGACTATCTGCAGCACATGCAATTGAATCCCATAAAACAGGTCGAATTATCTTTCCATCCTAAAAGTGATGATGGTTCATCTGGTGAGATTggtatcatcatcaaaggACCTTGGAGAGATACAATATTGTACGAAGTGCCTATCATGTCTATAT TGAGTGAGGGCTATTTTAAATTTGTAGATACAGATTGGAACGATGATAGTCAATTCG AACTGGCCAAGCAGAAGGCTTTGGATGTCTtttctcctccttcacctacGACTCCTTTGATATTCTCCGAATTTGGtacgagaagaagaaggtctTTCAAAACGCAAGATACAGTCATTCGTGGTTTGATAGCTGGATTTCAGGAGTACAAGGCAAACGGCGGAAAAGGAGGGTTGTTAGCAGGCACCAGTAAT GTCTATCTCGCTCTGAAGTACGGCCTAAAACCTGCGGGCACAATTGCACATGAATGGATAATGGCAATAGGAGCTACATATGGGTACAAAGGCGCCAACGGCCGTGCGATGGATATGTGGGAAGAGG TCTATCCACCCGGACCCAACGGGGCACCTTTAACGATGTTGACAGATACCTATACCGCTCAAGCATTCTTTGTTGATTTCACTTCAGATTTAGAAAGAGCGATGAGATGGTCAACAATCAGGCAGGACTCTGGCGAcccatttgaatttgtcaAATTAGCTAAAGCAAATTGGAAGATCATAGAAGACAAGTCTGGTGTAACCCGTCACAATGAGAATGAGGTGGCCAAAGGCAAAAGAGTCATATTCAGTGATGGTTTGGACATTGATAGGGCTATCGCATTGCAGAAAGGATGCGATGAGATTGGAATGTCTG CCTCCTTCGGTATAGGTACTTTCCTCACGAACGACTTTAAGAAAGCTTCGAACCCTTCGCAAATATCTAAACCCCTCAATATCGTTATCAAATTGAGTCAAATAAACGGTAAAAATTGTGTCAAGCTATCTGATGATAAGGGGAAG TACACTGGTGATGTGGACGAGGTCCAACGAGCACAGCAGGAGCTGGGGTTGCCTCACGAGCATGAAGACAAGCGAAGAGGATGA
- a CDS encoding diphosphomevalonate decarboxylase, which translates to MVYEATATAPVNIACIKYWGKRDTKLILPTNSSLSVTLDQDHLRSTTTSRADESFEKGDRLWLNGKEEVVKPDGRLGVCIKELRNWRSVEEEKDSSLPKLSQWPLRIASYNNFPTAAGLASSASGLAALVASLARLYQLPQNASQLSLIARQGSGSACRSLFGGFVAWREGEKSDGSDSLAEEIEPQSHWPEMHAIICVVSDAKKGTSSTSGMQRTVETSTLLKERLKIVPERMKLISKAIKDKNFEEFAKITMKDSNSFHSVCLDTFPPIFYLNDVSKSIISVIEELNKSNGKIIAAYTFDAGPNAVIYSLKENIPKVLGAINKFFPTSEESKDPFKLTPVDLPENFDYKVVREGGWEKGSVKTLIHTRVGDGPRTLGKEDSLLNEKGEPKTLA; encoded by the exons ATGGTATACGAAGCTACAGCTACGGCTCCAGTTAATATTGCTTGTATAAA GTACTGGGGTAAAAGAGATACTAAACTGATCTTACCCACCAACTCTTCTCTTTCCGTCACTCTCGACCAAGATCATCTAAGGTCAACAACAACTTCTCGAGCCGACGAATCTTTCGAAAAAGGTGATAGATTATGGTTGAATGGCAAAGAAGAGGTCGTAAAGCCTGATGGAAGGTTAGGTGTGTGTATCAAGGAATTGAGAAACTGGAGAAGCGTTGAGGAGGAAAAAGATTCGAGTTTGCCAAAG CTCTCTCAATGGCCTCTGCGAATTGCATCATATAACAACTTTCCTACTGCAGCTGGGCttgcttcttctgcttccGGACTTGCAGCACTTGTCGCTTCCCTCGCACGTTTATATCAACTTCCTCAAAATGCTTCTCAACTTTCCTTGATCGCTCGTCAAGGATCAGGTTCAGCATGTAGATCATTATTTGGTGGATTTGTAGCTTGGcgtgaaggtgaaaaatcAGATGGTTCAGATAGTTTAgcagaagaaattgaaccTCAATCACATTGGCCTGAAATGCACGCTATAATTTGTGTAGTTTCTGATGCTAAAAAAGGAACTTCAAGTACTTCAGGAATGCAAAGAACAGTTGAaacttcaactttattAAAAGAACGTTTAAAAATTGTTCctgaaagaatgaaattaatttcaaaagcaataaaagataaaaattttgaagaatttgcTAAAATTACAATGaaagattcaaattcatttcattcagTTTGTTTAGATACTTTTCCAccaattttttatttaaatgatgttagtaaatcaattatttcagttatagaagaattaaataaatcaaatggtaAAATTATTGCTGCTTATACATTTGATGCTGGACCAAATGCTGTTATTTAttctttaaaagaaaatatacCAAAAGTTTTAGGAgcaattaataaattttttcCAACTTCTGAAGAATCTAAAGATCCATTTAAACTTACTCCAgttgatttacctgaaaattTCGATTATAAAGTTGTTAGAGAAGGTGGTTGGGAAAAAGGTTCAGTTAAAACTTTAATTCATACTAGAGTTGGAGATGGACCTAGAACTTTAGGTAAAGAGGATAgtttattaaatgaaaaaggagaaCCAAAGACTTTGGCTTAG